TACAGATTTGGTCTTCGCCGGTCCTCATCGCTCGACAGGCTCAGGATGTTGAAGCCAAATCCCTTGCGGCCTGCGTCGGCAAGGACATCCATGGTCTGGTGGATATAGTCCAACCAGAGCTCGGCCGGGATGGTCCCCTTCACGTTGAAGACCCCGCTGGCGATCGCGAAGTCGGCCGCGATAGCCGGCATGGCGCCGACGTGCCAGCGCCGGTCCTCACCTTCACCATGCAGGCTCCGCGCCGCCTCGATCATGTCGGGCGCGATATCGTAGCCAATGAATGGGCCGCGATGGCCCGAGCGTCTCAAGAAGTCCAGGAAGTCGCCAAAGCCGCAGCCGAGATCGATGATCGACCCGTCCGGGTCGTTTTCGATCAATCGCAAAAACTGCCGGTGTCGGAGCTGGTGCGATTCTGGCCCGTTCCAGTCGACGCCCCGCGCCGTCGCACCGTGGGCCTCGAGCTTGGTAGCATAGTAGGCAGCAACGTCGCTCAGTATCTGGGCTTGGCGCAAGCTATCGGTGTTCATGGGGCAAGCCTTGCTTCCGTCCTTGGGTCGTCCCATCGCCGGAACGATAGACGGCGCGAACGACAGTATAGGGTCTGCGCTTGGTCTCCGCGAGGATACTTGAAATGTAAATCCCAAGAATGCCGAGAATCAGAGTGATGAGCCCACCCAGAAACCATAGCGAGATGATCTGAGAGGTAAAGCCGCTCACTCCGATCCCATGGGTCAGGT
This genomic interval from Bradyrhizobium guangzhouense contains the following:
- a CDS encoding class I SAM-dependent methyltransferase, with the translated sequence MNTDSLRQAQILSDVAAYYATKLEAHGATARGVDWNGPESHQLRHRQFLRLIENDPDGSIIDLGCGFGDFLDFLRRSGHRGPFIGYDIAPDMIEAARSLHGEGEDRRWHVGAMPAIAADFAIASGVFNVKGTIPAELWLDYIHQTMDVLADAGRKGFGFNILSLSSDEDRRRPNLYYADPSLMLGYCLSRYGRSVALLQDYGLYEFTILVRHP